In the genome of Lichenicola cladoniae, the window CAACCTCCTCGCGACGCAAAGTGTCCTTGATCGTTTGTCGCTCACGCCGGACAAGCATGCACCGGTGTTCGAGAAGGCCGACGATGGACTGGTGGATCTCCATCCGTGGTGCATGGGGTTTATCCTCGCGATGCAGCTGCGGCTCAAGGAGTGGCAGCCGCTCCTGTGAGGTGGTCCCCGATTTCCGGACAGTAGGTTAAGCTTGGTTTGCCTTTGAGAAGGACGAACCTGATGACGGGCAAGCCGAAGAGATATGCGGCGGATTTCAAGGCCAAGGTTGCTCTTGAGGCGTTGCGTGGCGAGCTGACCACGGCACAACTGGCGACGAAGCATGGCGTGCACCAAACGATGATCAGTGAATGGAAGCGCCAGGCGGTAGAGGGTCTGGCCGGGGTGTTTTCCGACAAGTCTGCAGCCCAGGAAACGGCCAGGGCGTCGGAAGCGGACGTAGAGAAGCTGCACGCGAAGATTGGCCAGCTTCTGGTGGAACGGGATTTTTTGGCGAAGGCCTCCGGTCGATGAGCGTCGAGCGGAGGCGGCAGATGATCGAGCCCGGGCATCCGAACCTTTCGGTGGTGCGCCAGTGCGCGCTGATATCGATCAACCGCTCCGGGTGGTATTACCAGCCGAGCGGGGAGACGCTGCTGAACCTGGAGCTGATGCGGTTGATCGACTTGCAGTTCCTGGAGACGCCCTGGTATGGATCGCGCCAGATGGCCCGGCACCTCTGCCGGGAGGGCTATGTCGTCGGTCGCAAGCGGATCCGGCGGCTGATGGCACGAATGGGACTGGCGCCGATCTACCAGCGGCCGCGGACGACGGTTCCGCATCCTGAGCACCAGATCCACCCCTATCTGCTGCGAAACCTGGTGATTGATCGTCCAAACCAGGTCTGGTGTGCCGACATCACGTATATTCCGATGCGGCGTGGTTTTCTGTATCTGGTCGCCGTGATGGACTGGGCCACGCGCAAGGTTTTGTCCTGGCGGGTCTCCAATACGATGGACATGGAATTCTGCATCGCGGCGCTGGAAGATGCCCTGGCGCAGTTCGGGCGGCCGGAGATTTTCAACACGGACCAGGGCAGCCAATTCACCTCGCCGCAGTTCACCGGCGTGCTGCGACAGGCGGGCGTGCAGGTCTCCATGGATGGGCGGGGACGTTGGATGGATAACGTATTTATCGAGCGCCTCTGGCGCAGCTTGAATATGAATGCGTGTATCTGAACGCGTTTGAGACCGGTTCGGAACTGCGCGCTGGCCTCGCAGGCTGGATCGACTACTACAACGCCAAGCGTCCCCACTCGACCCTGGCCAATCATACACCGGACGAGGCGTATTGGGCTTCCGGCATGGAAAATTGGCGGCCTGACGACAACCAGAACCAAGCTTAACCGAGCCGTCAAATCGTCCGATGGTATGGGACCACCTCACCTGGATCTGGACAGGATCGACCATGCGCTGCTGCTGCCGATCCTGCTCTACTGCACGGACCCGCTCGGAAATCCTTTGCTCGGGCCGCCGCGCGAAGGTCCCGCGACCGACGAATTCATCAGCAATGCCTACCACAACATCCCGCTCGTGATCCCGGCCATCAGAGAGTTCTGGATGCCGAAGCGACTCAAAGAAGGGCGCCGTCAACGCTGAACCTGAGCGGTCAGCTCGCACCGGTTACCGACATTCTCTCAAAAGCCTCGGCCTGGTTTGCACGAGAGACCGGCGCGGTGCCGTCGAGCTCTTCCGGTTCAGGAGCGCGAACCAGGCCTGTTTCCCGATTGCCACCATGGCGCGCGTCCTCGGAGTGTCCAAGGCGGGCTACCATGCTTGGATCTGCGTGTTCCGGCTGATCCTGATCACTGATTCCGTTTGATGGTGATCATTGAATCCGTTCGATCTCGATCATGCATTCCGTTTGATGGCGATCATCGGTTCCGGTGATCCTGATCATGCTGGAGATGACGATGCCGGTCGGCTGCCGCTGACAGTCTTCAACCGAGGGTAGTGTCGACCTGTTGCCGGGGAGCAAGGGGTCGGGATGCCAGGCGAGAGAGTGTCGATGCGCAAGATACGCGAGCTTCTGCGGCTGCGGTTGGAACAGCGGCTGCCGCAGCGAACGATCGGACTGAGCCTGCGGCTGGGCCAGGGAACGATCAGTGATTACCTGGGCCGGGCCCATCGTGCTGGCCTGGATTGGCCATTACCGGATGACATGGACGACACGCAGCTTGAGGCGCTGCTGTTTCCGCCACTGCCGGATGTGCCGCTGGATCAGCGGCCGGTGCCAGACTGGGCGGCGGTTCACCGCGATTTGCGCCGGCCAAACATGACGCTGGCCCTGTTATGGGAAGAATACCGCGCAGGATCGGCTCACGCGTTTGGCTACTCGTGGTTTTGTGATCTCTATCGCGCGTGGGCCGGACGGTTGAAACCGACGCTGCGCCAGGTGCACACGGCCGGCGAAAAGCTGTTCGTCGACTTCGCCGGTCAGAGCATGTCCGTCATCGACGGGGCAAGCGGGGAGAAGCATCAGGCCGAAATCTTCGTGGCTGTGCTGGGGGCGTCGAGTTTTGTCTACGTGGAGGCGACCTGGAGCCAGACGCTGCCGGACTGGATTTCGGCTCATGTCAACGCTCTGGCCTTCTTTGGCGGCGTGCCGCACCAGATCGTCAGCGACAATCTCAAGGCCGGCGTCACCAGGGCCTGTTTCTTTGAGCCGACGATCAATCGCACCTACGCCGAGATGGCGGCGCATTATCGCAGTGCGGTCATTCCGGCCCGGCCCTACAAGCCGCGCGACAAGGCCAAGGTCGAAGTCGGCGTGCAGGTGGTCCAGCGCTGGGTTCTGGCCCAGCTCCGTAACCGGCAGTTCTTCTCGCTGGCCGATCTCAACTTGGCGATCCGTGAGCTGGTCGAGCAGATCAACGACCGGCCGATGCGCGGCTGGGGCACGACGCGCCGTGCCCTGTATGAACAGCTCGATCGTCCGGCCCTGCTGGCGTTGCCAGAAGTGCCTTACGAGTATGCGGACTGGCGGTACTGCCGGGTTAATCTCGATTATCACATCGAGATCGCCCGGCATTTCTATTCGGTGCCGTTCCGGCTGGTCCGTCAGCCTGTGGAGGCACGCATCACAACCAGGACGGTGGAGATTTTCCACCGCGGCAGCCTCGTGGCCACGCATCTTCGCAGCGTGCGCCAGCATCAGCCAAGCACGGTGAGCGACCACATGCCGAGCACGCACCGGCGCTACCGCGACTGGACCCATGAGCGGATCACACGCGAGGCGATGGCAACCGGCGACGATACCGCGGCTCTGATCGAGATCGTGCTGCGCTCGCGGCCACATCCCGAACAGGGTTTGCGCTCCTGCATCGGTATCCTCGGCCTGCGTGGCCGTTACGGCCCGGAACGGGTGGACGCTGCCTGTGCCAAGGCCCTGGCACTCGGCACCCGCTCCTACGGCTCTGTCGCCGCGATCCTGAAGAATGCCCAGGAGAAAAAGTCCGCCATCACTGACCAGCCCAGCCTGATGCACGAGAACATTCGCGGTCCTGGCTACTATCATTGAAAGGAAAGACAATGCTGATCCATCCCATGGTGGACCGTCTGCGCGATCTTGGCCTGGCCGCGATGGCCGACGCATTCATCGAAATGAGCCGCCAAAGTGCGGCCGATGATCTGTCGCGCGAAGACTGGCTCGGCCTGCTGGTCGATCGCGAGGTGACCGCGCGAGACAACAAGCGGCTCGGCCGGCGGCTCAGCCATGCCCGGTTGCGCCAGAATGCGGTGGTCGAGGACACTGATCTGCGCACGCCCCGCGGGCTCGATCGTGGCCTGTTCCAGAGCCTGGCGGCCTGCGGTTGGATCCGCGACAGCCAGCATCTGCTGATCGTCGGCCCGACCGGCGTGGGTAAATCCTGGCTGGCCTGTGCGCTGGGACACAAAGCCTGCCGGGAAGGTTACGCTGTGCTCTACCGCCGTGCGCCGCGGCTGTTTGCCGACATCGCCACGGCGCGTGGCGAAGGGCGCCTGCCGCGCCTGATGCGGACAATCGAGCGCACACGCCTGCTCATCATCGACGATTGGGGCCCGGAGCCGCTGTCGGCTGAACAGCGTCGCGACCTGATGGAGATCGTCGATGACCGCGATGGGAAAGGCTCGTTGCTGATCACCAGCCAGGTCCCAACGAGCCGCTGGCACGAGATCATTGGCGATCCCACTCTGGGCGATGCAATTCTCGACCGCATCATTCACCGGTCCCATCGCATCGAGCTGAAAGGCGAAAGTCTGCGCAAGCGCCAGGTCCTGAACACGGCAGAAGGCTTGACGAGCGCCAAGGAGAAGTGAGACCTGTTCAACCGTCAGTGGTAGCTCACCGGCACCACGTCATGCTGTCCGCCATGCCCTCCCCAGGCAGGGTGAACACCGTGATCCGGATCACCATGAACGGTGATCACGATCAGCTGGAATGGCTGATCAGCATCAACGGAATACGCATGGATCCACCGGCCGCCATCGGCTCACGCCATTGCCGACGAGGCGTTGCTGAAACGGGTTCGGACCGCGCACGTGACGTCGCGTCAGACGTATGGAGCGCCTCGCGTCCATGCCGACCTGCAGGCCGGAGGCGAGCGACATGGCCGCAAGCGGATTGCGCGGCTGATGCGTCTCGCCGGGCTGGTGGGTGCCAGCCATCGGCATGGTGGCCCAACGACGACGCGGCGTGACAAGGACGCCCGGCCAGCACCGGACCTGGTCGACCGCAACTTCACCGCGTCTGGGCCGAACCGGCTCTGGGTCGCCGACATCACCTATGTGCCGACCGCGGCCGGGTTCCTGTATTTGGCCGTGGTGCTGGACGCGTGGAGCCGCAAGATTTTCGGCTGGTCGATGGCCAACCATCTGCGGGCCGAGTTGGTGCTCGATGCGATGGAGGCTGCAGTGGGCCAGCGTCAGCCGAAGGACGTCATTCACTACAGCGACCAGGGCAGCCAATATACGTCCCTGGCGTTCGGCAAGCGCTGCGGCGAGGCGGGCATACGTCCATCGATGAGATCAGTGGGTGACGCCTACGATAACGCCATGGCCGGGAGCTTCTTCTCGACGCTAGAGGCCGAGCTGCTGAGTCGTAGGCGCTTCGTATCCCAGGCCGAGGCCCGTATGGCCTGCTTCAGCTACATTGAAGGCTGGTACAACCCTGCCAGGCTGCACTCGGCCCTGGGATACCGCTCGCCCATGGCATACTAAGCCAGCATGCAAACGGCAGAAGCCGACACGTAGCTCCCCAGTCCACAAACCGTCCACAAAATCGGGGCAACCTCAATGTGCGGCGCGAGAACTCGTGCTAGTGGTTGGTGCACCACATGAGAGGGCCCCCGATGGTGTCGCTGAACGGATCAAGCGCGCTCATATGGGATGCCGAACGCCTGCGCATCGCGAACGATGCGGCCGGGATCGCGCTATGGTCCTGGAATGTGGATACCGACGAGATCGCCCTCGACGAACGCGCGCATGGCCTATGGGCGGTGCCGAAAGTCGAGCGGGCTGTGACCTTCGAGGCTCTGTCCGCGAAGATCCATCCAGAGGATCTCGGCCGGGTCAGGGAGGCATTTACCAAAACCCGGGCGATGGTTGGGCCATACGAGATCGACTTCCGCATCCTCCACGATGAGGATGTGGTGCGATGGATCTCGGCGCGCGGCGAAAGCGGGGATACCGGCATGGTCGACCGGGTCATGTTCGGCATCTTCATGGACGTCACAGACCGCAAGCA includes:
- a CDS encoding YecA/YgfB family protein, yielding MSLTPDKHAPVFEKADDGLVDLHPWCMGFILAMQLRLKEWQPLL
- the istA gene encoding IS21 family transposase, translating into MRKIRELLRLRLEQRLPQRTIGLSLRLGQGTISDYLGRAHRAGLDWPLPDDMDDTQLEALLFPPLPDVPLDQRPVPDWAAVHRDLRRPNMTLALLWEEYRAGSAHAFGYSWFCDLYRAWAGRLKPTLRQVHTAGEKLFVDFAGQSMSVIDGASGEKHQAEIFVAVLGASSFVYVEATWSQTLPDWISAHVNALAFFGGVPHQIVSDNLKAGVTRACFFEPTINRTYAEMAAHYRSAVIPARPYKPRDKAKVEVGVQVVQRWVLAQLRNRQFFSLADLNLAIRELVEQINDRPMRGWGTTRRALYEQLDRPALLALPEVPYEYADWRYCRVNLDYHIEIARHFYSVPFRLVRQPVEARITTRTVEIFHRGSLVATHLRSVRQHQPSTVSDHMPSTHRRYRDWTHERITREAMATGDDTAALIEIVLRSRPHPEQGLRSCIGILGLRGRYGPERVDAACAKALALGTRSYGSVAAILKNAQEKKSAITDQPSLMHENIRGPGYYH
- the istB gene encoding IS21-like element helper ATPase IstB — translated: MLIHPMVDRLRDLGLAAMADAFIEMSRQSAADDLSREDWLGLLVDREVTARDNKRLGRRLSHARLRQNAVVEDTDLRTPRGLDRGLFQSLAACGWIRDSQHLLIVGPTGVGKSWLACALGHKACREGYAVLYRRAPRLFADIATARGEGRLPRLMRTIERTRLLIIDDWGPEPLSAEQRRDLMEIVDDRDGKGSLLITSQVPTSRWHEIIGDPTLGDAILDRIIHRSHRIELKGESLRKRQVLNTAEGLTSAKEK